The genomic stretch TGATGCAATAATTGCCAATCAGCCTGATTAGTTAACGGACCTGCTTTTTTCATTGATAGAGGCTGTCTAAAAAAACAAGACAGCCTCTTTTTTATTTGCACACATAGACCTGATGGCATCATAGTGTGGTTGGTGCAATGCTCACAGCTTTTTAGACGCCCTCTTATTTTTAATTCTGCTGCATCCCTGTCCTATCAAGCAAAGAAGCAGATAATGGTAACGCATAATAATCTGCATTGGGCTGTAAAGTATATGTTTGTCAAATAGCGCGACATCCGCGCCGGTGTCATTATTTTTTCAAAATCAGAATATTTCATTTTTCTTTTGCCAATTAAAATATTTAAAGTACCTTTGTTACATCTTATTCCCGTTAGTCCCTGAAGTAATTCAAACTATCGGGTTTCGTTTTTATAAACCATACCTTTTTATGCTATTCTGCAAATTAACATTTTAATTTTGTATAAATGCAAGCAGAAAAAAAACATACTATTCGTAAAAATTCCAAAGTACAAAAAGTGGTACAGAAAGAAGAGGTAATTTATATTACCAAAAGTGAAATCCCTGTCGGTAAGTCTTTGTTTGCCGATAAATTAAAAAAGGTAAATGAAATGCTCGAAAATGCTATACTGATGAAGCATTAATACAATATCGCTTAGTTTTTAAAATGAATATATTATGCTCTCAATTATGAGGGCATTTTTATTTTATATGAAAGAATATGTTTAGATTTGAATAATCAAAGCAAAGGTTTGTGAGAAAAGATTGCGGGCAAGCTGCGAAAAATAACTAATAATAAAACAATTTTTGGAGATGCGCATTTTTTTTGAAGTTGGGTATATCATGCTATTTCGGGTGGGATATACGGAATGAACATGAAAGATTGTGCGTGTATTTGGGCATTGCCTGTAATGCCCAGTCCGTTTCATAGGACAATTTCGTTTTGACAGACACTTATTTTAAAATCATTTTTAATACTATAAATAGATAACTATGGCTTACGCAAATCATTCGGGGACTAAATGCCCAAAGTGCGGAAATTCAAGTTTTGAATTAGCTGAAGACTTCCCATCAAAAGCTAATTTCAAAATGTATTACATTAGGTGTGCTTCTTGCAACACCTTCTTACAAGCATTACCTTATTTCGATACCAATAGTAAAATAGAAGCACTACAGAATGACATAAATAAAATAAAAAGTAAGCTCGGTGTTTATTAGTAACTGACGTTTTATGACTGTAAGGATTTTCTAATCCAGTTCAACTTTCTACTGCCATGGCCTGTGCCCACACGGGCCGCATATAAAATAAACAGCGGTCGCTTCGCTACTCGCTGTTCGAGATTTGCAGTCCCGAATACTCAACTAATCAAATAAAATACAGAGCATATAAAATAATGGTTACTCTGGGGAAGTAGCATTTGAGGAAAGGGTCACACAGAGCGAGCAGCGGAAAAGAGCGATTGGAAGATTGATTTTTTTGTTTATGTAAAAAATGGTTGTTCGTTTTAATGAACTAAAGCAAGTATAGAGAAAAGTTTTGGAAGTTAAGGTTCGTGAGTAGCACTTTTCAGCTAAATATTTTAGTATTTTTGTAAACTTAATAATAAATAACTATGCCATTATTAAAAGAAAAAGGGCACAATATCGACTTATCGCATCTCGTCATTCATAAAGCCAACAAAGTTGCGGGTGAAAAAAAAGTAACAATCAAACTTGCAGATGAAGAACTAAAAATAAATAAGCAAGAAAAGTATTTTGTAGCTGATATTCGAGAAGCATTCCAGAAGAAATCATTGCCTACTTATGGAATTTTTGAAAATCAAGAAGTGTATAATATTTTTCAACAACAAATTTCAAAGTATAAAGATAAAGAGACAAACTTTCTAAATTTTACTAAGGAATCGATGAAATATTATGAACGCATCTTAAAGGATACAACTCAGGCGACAGGAGCATTTGTTGTATTTGCTGATTTCATTTTTAGTGACAATAATGACAGATACATCTTAATTTTTTCTATAAATAATAAGCAAGGGTATAATTTAAATGAAGATCAACTTACAGTTGAACAAATTAAAAATCTTGAATTGAATAAGTTGGATGTTGCTTCTATGATTAATATAACTAAGTGGCAGAAATCTATCGACAATGCAGAAGATATTAAAACATATCTATCTTTTATACGAGGAAAGAAAAACATATCTGCCTACTTTTTGAATTTCATTGGATGTGCGGATAAGTCTAATAATCATGAATCTTCAATGCGACTATTAAATGCCATAAATAAATATTGCACGGAGAAAAAATATGATAAAGGTGAAACTGAGACAAAGAAAAAGATTGTATTCGATTATTGTCACGATTCGATTAAAAATAAGAAAGAAATATTGCTATCACATATATCAGTACTAATTGATAGTGAGAACCCCGATAACTTCTCTATGTTTGCATCCGATGAAAAATATGGGGTAGGAGAAATAATAAAAGGAGATAAGAATGTGTTGAGAAGTTTAAAATTCATAAGACATAAAGGTGAAAATTTTAGTATAGAGTTCAATAATTCTTTGATAGGGAAAGATATAATCTATAATAAAGACAAACAACAATTGTTGATTAAGCATTTACCTGAAGACCTCATTAGTCAACTTCAAACCAATGGTTAACATATTATCAGATATAGTCGACATTATAAATTCTTTCTATCAAAATGAAAGCAATGATTCCTTTTTTCTGACCGTTGTATCCAATAATGAAAATATTGAGATACTTAAAAATATTAAGGGTTGCATAGAAGAAATACAGGATGTAGAAAAAAATATACTTGCGATAGATGATGTAAAGATTGGGGCTACTCTATCGGTTGAATTAATAAAATATCAAATTCAGAAGTTTGGATATTATGATAGAATTGAATCATTTATATTAAATAATAAATATTCGCATCCAGATGAATTTTATATCAAAGAAATAAATGTATTTTCTAACGAGAAAGACAGGAATGACTTTTTAAAAAATTACTTTTTACTTATATCACTTATAAACAATCTTGAATCATTAGCTAAATTTAAATTGGAAGATGATAACATGATTTTGTTCATAATGCAAGAAAAATCCGCAGTTGAATTACCGCTTATTTATAATCACGAAGCAGTAATCTCTATAAGTCAAGAAAATCGAAATTATATAGAGAAATTTATTGATGATTTAAACAGAGGTTATCAAGAAAGAAAAATAATGTATATAAAGGAGTTAATAGATTTCTTAAATGAAACTAATTTATCTCACAGATTTGAATATTTAATTAAATACTTCGATGTCTTTTATTTGCAATGTAAAGCGGCTTTTGAATTCTTTTTAAGTGATTTTTCATATAATAAATTAAAGTTAGAAATTGAAAACTCTTTATTAAATTTCTCAAAGAATATTCGTTCGATCATCAATGATTCGCAATCTAGATTAATCGCCATACCGGCAGCCTTTATTGTATCATATACACAATTAGATTTAATTAAAGCACTTTCTTTAAAAAATTTATTTGTTATTATAGCTTCTATTATTTTCTCGCTGTTAATTGAAATATTTATACGAAATCAAGAAAGTGCTCTTGATATATTAAATGATGACATAAATAGCTATAAAGAAACTTTTAAAATTAGAAATGCAAGTATAATTAATAACGAAAATAAAACCGTCGATAAAATTATTACAGATTCATTTACAAAAATTAATAGTGAATTAAGCAGACAGAAATGTTATCTCTCGTTCATAAGAATTGTAAATTGGAGCATTTCGATCTTTTTGGTAATATTACTTTTTTGCATTTGGAAAAATATTATCTCTTCAAAAATAATTTAATTTGAATTTACATTTATCTATTCATAGAGTAGGAAACAAAGAAACCGATGCGCTTTCTTTATCAAAATCGGAAATAAAAATCAATGAAGATTTATCTGAAATATTAAATACCTATTTCTTTTCAGCATTCAAATCTGAAGAATATTATTGCTTTCATCATGACACAGATTTAGCACTGAATGAAGTATATACTTATGTCTCAGAAATATTTCATGATCCCGAAGCATTACACGAACAATCGATTAATCTCGCCAAACACTTATATAACCAAAGCACACATCCCAAAATAAAAGGTGGTGAGTTTTACGTCGTTTATTTTAAAGACACAGCGTTTAACGGAGAAAGAATGAATGCCGTTGGACTGTTCAAATCGGAAAACAAAGACACTTTCTTAAAAGTATATCCCATAGACGAAGGCTTTGAAATAGAAAGTGAGCAGGGTATCAATATCAATAAACTCGATAAAGGTTGTATTATCTTCAATACCGAAAAAGAGAACGGCTATATCGTATCCGTTGTAGATAACACCAATAAAGGTGCTGAAGCACAGTACTGGACGGATGATTTTTTACATATTTGTCAGCGGCAGGATAAATACTTTAATACGGAAAATACGATGTCGCTTTACAAAGAATATATTGTAAAACAACTGCCTGAAAAATATAATGTAACCAAAGCTGACCAAGCGGATTTTCTAAATCGCTCTATGAAATTCTTCAAGGAGAAAGAAACTTTTGATTCGGAAGAATTCAAAAACGAAGTGCTTGAATACCCGGAATACATTGAAGGCTTCAACAAATACAAAGAGCAATATGAAAAAGAGCGAGACATAGAAATATCCGAAAACTTTACTATTTCGGATGCTGCTGTAAAACGGCAGAACCGTTCTTACAAAAGCGTTTTAAAACTGGATAAGAATTTCCATATCTATATTCACGGCAACCGCGAATTGATTGAGCAAGGCGTTGATGAGAAGGGAAGAAAGTTCTATAAGATTTATTATGAAGAGGAGATGTAATTTATATTAGAAATTAGTATTCGGACAGTTTTCAGTTGGAAGAGGTATGATTTATTTATATTTATAATGTATTATATGCTTATTTTCAAGTTTTTATTTTCAAATTACAATCGAGCTTCTTTTTTGCGTTGCACTAACAAAAGCAAAAGATTAATGTATAAGGGCAGCGTGACATAACTCCTTTTCCGACTATGGGCAAATATGATCAATATATAAATGAAACTCTGACTAAGCAGAAATACATGCTGGCAAAAGATTTAGCGGAATCGCTAATGCAGCAATTTCCTGTCACTTCCGAAAATGCCCGAAAGATTATACAACGAATGTCAGAGAAAGGAGCACTTCGCTCAAGCAGCCCACTGTCTTTTGGCAAGGGGCAATACTTATATTATCACCCCAGCGATAGGCCGGATCTTGTTTCAATTAAAAAAATCAGTAAGACACATCGTAAGCCTTTATTTAGACTTATAGAATTATTAGATATAAATGACGATATCATTTCTTTTTACGAAGGATTAAAAATAACTGCATCCCCTGAGGAAAAAACAGCTACGAAAGTTAGTCTATTGCGGGATATGGTGGAAGACTTAAAAGCATTAAAATTAGTAATAGAAAGAAATAATGAAATCGGTACTTATATCATAAAATATTTCGGAGATAATCCTGAAGAAGATAACGAACTTCTATACGAACTAAAAATTTCAAGGCATTATGATAAAATGAAATTGGATTGTTTGTTTGTTCCCGATATACTGCGTTGGATCCAACAATTGAACCTTATTAATATCAGAGGCAGTTTTCGTAATTTTCAAAGCCCTTGGCTTGGTGCAAAACATAATGACATATTTTGGGATGCTTATGGCTACACGAAAACAACAGGCATAAATGAAAATACAGCGTCAATAGCAGATACCGTCGATAAACAAACATTTACATGCTTTGATATATTGATTAGCAGACCATATAGCTCAATTGATTTGGACGGCTTTTTAGCAAGGATTCAGATACATATTAATTCGACAAAAAAACAAAAGAGAAAAGTTTTACCCGTAGTCGTTTATAAAGAAATTGATGATCATGTGTTAAACAAAGCACGGAAACTGGGATTTGTTTGTATCAGTCTGCAAAAAATATACGGTGCAAACATAAATGGTGTAATCAAAAATATTTCAAGTATTTATTCAAAGGATGATTTTGACGAGGATGTAGATATCGGAGCCAAAATAGAAGATGCCTTAAAAAAAATATCAGATAGCGGTCAGGCAGATCAACTTAAAGCCTTGAGAGGGCTTTTGTTTGAAGCATTGATGAATCCGATATTAAAGCACTTTTATGGTAATGCTCAAATTTTTCCTGATAAGACACTAAAGCTACCGGATAAAAAACAAAGAGAATTCGATTATATTTTAATTTCTTCCCACCCGAAAGAAATTGTTTTGGTTGAATTAAAAGGATATGCAGGAAATTCATTTATACGCCTTGGGACTGATGATAAAACGAAGAATACACTTAAATATTTTTTCAGAGGTTCTGTACCTCTGGCAATAGAATATTATAAAAATGATAACTCTTGTAATAATCATGTCGTAAAGGCATTATTTATTACAACGGGAGAATTTCATTCCGAATGTAAGGAGTTCATTTCACAAATGGGTGACAGTAAATTAAATCCAAATAATACCGGACTATCAATGTTTTACTCAGGTAAACAACTGGTGGAATTTCTTAAAGATAATGACTTTGATCATGAAGCAAATGTAATAGATAAATACTATGTTAAATATTCACAAGATGAAGGAGTTTGATATTTTTTTGCGCGTTTTTGGTGTCACAATAGCGTACCAACAAATATGCAATTTAAATCCGAAAGAAGAATCCTTAATTAAACAAATAAATACACAGCATATAAAAGCATCAAGCTGATTTCGCGCTCAATCTTTCACGTCAGTTGGCTTCCAACAGTTCTATTAGTTTGTAATTTACGTAATAAGTGGTCCTGCCTATTTTTTGAGGCTTTACCATTCCGGCATCCGTTAATTTTTTAAGCCACGCAGATGCTGTTTGCCTGTGAGCTAATCCTTTCCTGTCCAACAATTCAATTTTAAGGTATGGCAATGTAAACATTAATTGCAACAACTCATGGCTGAAAGAAGCACCTAATACTTCTTTCATTTGTTGTTCATACCCATCTTTCAGCAGCAGCATATTCCTGATTTTACGAGTACTTAATTGCGTTGTTTCAATTACTGCCGAGAGTATATACATTACCCAATCGTGCCAGTTATTTTTTTCTGTTACTCCTCTTAATAACTGATAATATTCTGTTTTGTATTTGACAATATAAGAACTTAAATACAGCACAGGCTGCGACAGCAACCCCTGCTGTACCAGATATAAAGCATTTATAATTCTTCCGGTACGACCATTGCCATCGGCAAACGGGTGTATAGATTCAAACTGATAATGAATAAATGCCATTTTTATTAAGGGGTCAAGCGGCGATAAATCCGGGTCATTGATAAATTGTTCCAATGCGGACAATTTATCTCTTAGCACATCTTCACAACAAGGCGGTGTATATATCACTTCTCCGTTAATCGCATTTTTAAGTGCCGTGCCGGGGGCATTTCGAATACCGGATTTGTTTTGCTTGATTGTTTGTACAATCTCAATCATTGTATTGGCAAGCAGCAAATTGTTCCGGGCTTGCATTTTTTCCAAGCCTGTATATAATGCTTCTTTATAACTCAATACTTCTTTTGCGGCATGATTTGCCGAATCTGCCTCAGTAGCGGCTTTATATAGTTCATCTTGTGTAGTTACAATGTTTTCGATAGCGGAACTATCTTTACTTTCCTGTAAAACTATGGTATTGATTAATAAATTTGGGTCGGGAAGCGAGGCGCACAAACCATTTAATTCGCCTAAATAGCGGGCGGCTCTTGCCAGGTGCCTCAATATTTCGGGAGACTCGACAAAATTTTCAGGTGGCAACTCCGGAAGGTCATTAAACGGTATATTTTTATTATAAGCCATTGTTGTTGAATTTAGCCAATAATTTCATCTCTACTTTTGTTTGATGATGAACAATCGGATATGAATAAATATTTATGATGAAATTGACTATTTTTTTCGACATGAACAAATAATTCTGTCGAAATATTCAACGTGGAAATCAAGAAGCGATGAGGAACGTGGAAAATTAGTCAAGAAACTAAATTGCGCGCGGGGAAGGTTTTCTCCTTTGAGCAATCAAATAAGCAATTTACTCAAACAATTCGGTGTTGATTTGTATCTTTTGCCAGTTTATATTGGTTGTTTTCATTAACTACTCTTCATTTTGGTTGTATTCATTCCAATAAAACAAAGCACCTTTGGTATCAATAGTTTCGTAATATTCCAATAAACGTATAAATATATCTTTTCCTAAACCATAGTCAATAAAAGAAAGTAATGTATCTAAATAATACCCAATAGTATTTTGGTCAGTAATACCATTTGTAATGATATTCTGAACCTCGTTTTCAAGTAAAGGCAATTGCTTTTCCATTGTTTCATGAAACTGCCGGATAAGTTGTTTTATATCATCTAAAGAATCGTTTTTCATTACTTATTTATATGCAGGTAATCTTGTGGCTCTCTTTCTTTTTAATATCAAGAACTTTTGCCCAAGTTGATGAATAACTTTTGGATATCACACATAAAACCATCTCTTTTTCGCAATTTTTCTTATTTTCGTCTAAGTCCTTTTGAAAACCTTATTTTTATGAGGTAACAATTCGGTAAACGATAAATTAAAAACGCTGAAATGCTTGCTGTGTCTGCATTTGACAATAGGTTCGGAAGTCGCCGTATTCCGAACCAGTTTCGGAATCTCAATCAACTGCCGGAAAAGAGATGCTGAAATAAATTCAGCATGACAATAAACGTGTTCAGAATATTAGACGTTAAACAACTTCATTCCTGACATAAATTTATTTCAAATTCAAAACATTTTTCTTTCCAAAAAAATCTCTGCAATCATACAGCGCGCGCTGCCGCCGCCGATAGTTTCAATCGTAGAAATATTTACGGGCAACAAATTTGTATGAACAGATAGAATATATTTTTGTTCCAATGTCAATGAATCAAAACCTGTTTTGCTAAGTATCGTAAACGGTTCGCCAAATTTGTTTCTTACCTGAATCATATTGCCCGCAAAAGCATTCATTTGCTCAAAGGAAATGGGAATAATTTCGTGTCCCGCTTCGCGCAAGGTTTGCGCGATATAAATTTTTTCCGTTTCGTTCTTAATCGCGTCCAAACAAACCACGGCGTAGCTTTCGCCAATGTGCATCATCACATTCGTGTGGTAAATGGGAACATCGTTTTCGTCTTTCGCAGAAAAAATAATCGGTTTATAATGATGCGTTTTTGCGAACCGTTCAAACAACGCTTTGTGCGTGCGCGGCGAAATGCAGGCATAAACAGTTTTATTCGCATGGTCGAATATCATACTGCCCGTTCCTTCGAGAAAAAAATTGTCGGCTTCATATTCGCTCCAATCTTCTACATCGCTTACCGAAAAATCGTGCGTGATTTGTTGCAGAATATCATCG from Arachidicoccus sp. BS20 encodes the following:
- a CDS encoding nucleoid-associated protein, with the translated sequence MPLLKEKGHNIDLSHLVIHKANKVAGEKKVTIKLADEELKINKQEKYFVADIREAFQKKSLPTYGIFENQEVYNIFQQQISKYKDKETNFLNFTKESMKYYERILKDTTQATGAFVVFADFIFSDNNDRYILIFSINNKQGYNLNEDQLTVEQIKNLELNKLDVASMINITKWQKSIDNAEDIKTYLSFIRGKKNISAYFLNFIGCADKSNNHESSMRLLNAINKYCTEKKYDKGETETKKKIVFDYCHDSIKNKKEILLSHISVLIDSENPDNFSMFASDEKYGVGEIIKGDKNVLRSLKFIRHKGENFSIEFNNSLIGKDIIYNKDKQQLLIKHLPEDLISQLQTNG
- a CDS encoding nucleoid-associated protein, translating into MNLHLSIHRVGNKETDALSLSKSEIKINEDLSEILNTYFFSAFKSEEYYCFHHDTDLALNEVYTYVSEIFHDPEALHEQSINLAKHLYNQSTHPKIKGGEFYVVYFKDTAFNGERMNAVGLFKSENKDTFLKVYPIDEGFEIESEQGININKLDKGCIIFNTEKENGYIVSVVDNTNKGAEAQYWTDDFLHICQRQDKYFNTENTMSLYKEYIVKQLPEKYNVTKADQADFLNRSMKFFKEKETFDSEEFKNEVLEYPEYIEGFNKYKEQYEKERDIEISENFTISDAAVKRQNRSYKSVLKLDKNFHIYIHGNRELIEQGVDEKGRKFYKIYYEEEM
- a CDS encoding NERD domain-containing protein, with protein sequence MGKYDQYINETLTKQKYMLAKDLAESLMQQFPVTSENARKIIQRMSEKGALRSSSPLSFGKGQYLYYHPSDRPDLVSIKKISKTHRKPLFRLIELLDINDDIISFYEGLKITASPEEKTATKVSLLRDMVEDLKALKLVIERNNEIGTYIIKYFGDNPEEDNELLYELKISRHYDKMKLDCLFVPDILRWIQQLNLINIRGSFRNFQSPWLGAKHNDIFWDAYGYTKTTGINENTASIADTVDKQTFTCFDILISRPYSSIDLDGFLARIQIHINSTKKQKRKVLPVVVYKEIDDHVLNKARKLGFVCISLQKIYGANINGVIKNISSIYSKDDFDEDVDIGAKIEDALKKISDSGQADQLKALRGLLFEALMNPILKHFYGNAQIFPDKTLKLPDKKQREFDYILISSHPKEIVLVELKGYAGNSFIRLGTDDKTKNTLKYFFRGSVPLAIEYYKNDNSCNNHVVKALFITTGEFHSECKEFISQMGDSKLNPNNTGLSMFYSGKQLVEFLKDNDFDHEANVIDKYYVKYSQDEGV
- a CDS encoding Fic family protein, with translation MAYNKNIPFNDLPELPPENFVESPEILRHLARAARYLGELNGLCASLPDPNLLINTIVLQESKDSSAIENIVTTQDELYKAATEADSANHAAKEVLSYKEALYTGLEKMQARNNLLLANTMIEIVQTIKQNKSGIRNAPGTALKNAINGEVIYTPPCCEDVLRDKLSALEQFINDPDLSPLDPLIKMAFIHYQFESIHPFADGNGRTGRIINALYLVQQGLLSQPVLYLSSYIVKYKTEYYQLLRGVTEKNNWHDWVMYILSAVIETTQLSTRKIRNMLLLKDGYEQQMKEVLGASFSHELLQLMFTLPYLKIELLDRKGLAHRQTASAWLKKLTDAGMVKPQKIGRTTYYVNYKLIELLEAN
- the ctlX gene encoding citrulline utilization hydrolase CtlX, translated to MLQTASFILMVRPAGFGYNAETADNNTFQHNETSISATNISKKAVEEFDAFVKLLREKNIDVTVVEDSATPVKPDAVFPNNWFCTLPDGKLIVFPMFAANRREEKRDDILQQITHDFSVSDVEDWSEYEADNFFLEGTGSMIFDHANKTVYACISPRTHKALFERFAKTHHYKPIIFSAKDENDVPIYHTNVMMHIGESYAVVCLDAIKNETEKIYIAQTLREAGHEIIPISFEQMNAFAGNMIQVRNKFGEPFTILSKTGFDSLTLEQKYILSVHTNLLPVNISTIETIGGGSARCMIAEIFLERKMF